The Lolium rigidum isolate FL_2022 chromosome 2, APGP_CSIRO_Lrig_0.1, whole genome shotgun sequence genomic interval AGAGGCCAACTTGGAAATTGCTTCCGACGAAATAGCCTGCACCGCTGGTAGACAATCCGACTCCAGGATCTTTGGCCACCGAGGAAGATGTATCAGGTGCCGAAGTCCTTCAAGACAAGCCAGGATCTCCGCCTCTTCCGCGCTTGCACAAAAGGGAATAAGATTCCATTCAGAGAGGATAACCTGATCGTGATGGTCTCGGATGATCAGGAacggagagaaggggggacgagggggggGGGCTTAGCCACCCCCATGGTTTGGATTTTATGAGGAACACTACTCACTAAAACTCTAATTTCTTGTTGATTTAGCTAACTCTGCCCCCCTCATGAACTTTACAACACTATTCTGCCCCCCTCAAGGTGGaaagctggctccgtccctgcgGATGATGATCCCGAGTCCTCCCTACTTTGAAGCTGCGTCCTAACCAGCGTCGACGTTAGCCACCCAAGAAGAAACAGAAAGCCGTGTTTCATTGCTCCCGGAAGATACCCCGCAAACGAGTTGTGATAgttcaccagaaaattgatcgagGCCTTGCCGCCTCTGGTTATATTGATTGAGTACAAATGGAGAATTTTCAAGTAATAAGATGCCAACTTGGCAGATTGTGCTCAGTTTTCTTTTCGAGGGGCATTAGTTAGTTCTATTTAGGAAAGGCAAAGTACTAGTAATAAATATCACAACTCAGCAGACACAGTTTTTTTCTGTAGAGGTGGTGGTGGGAAAATCTAGTTCGGGCCGGAAAGCGCGATAGATTTGGGCTGGGCTGGGAGCATGTAGTTTTTGGCTGGGCTGGACCCGCCCGGCTTATTATGTAGTGTTGTTGTAGCCTGTTCCAAACCGGACCGAAGAAACCCTCCccctgctcgccgccgccgccgcctccacctccgctctCCTCTTCTCCCATCCGCGGCCGGCGGCTTCTCCCCAAACTCAAAAAAGCTAGGGTTTCTCTCTCCGCTCGCGAGACAAGATGAGCCGCAGCCTGGGAATCCCGGTGAAGCTGCTGCACGAGGCGGCGGGGCACGTGGTGACCGTGGAGCTCAAGACCGGCGAGGTCTACCGGGGCTCCATGATCGAGTGCGAGGACAACTGGAACTGCCAGATCGAGAACATCACCTTCACCGCCAAGGTACACCTCTTCTTTCTCCCCTCGCCCGGATCGGCCGGCTCCGCTTTTTCCTCGACTCATGACTGAGATGCGGCTCTTCTCCTCGTCTTGCAGGACGGCAAGGTGTCGCAGCTGGAGCACGTCTTCATCAGGGGGAGCAGGGTCAGGTTCATGATCATACCCGACATGCTCAAGAACGCCCCCATGTTCAAGCGCCTTGAGGCCAGGATAAGGGTAAACTGCAGCCACCCATATCCTTTATTTCCCCTTACTATTTCCTATTTGCTTCAGCTACATGTCTAACTGCTTGTATTTCCTCGCCTTGTGCAGGGCAAGGGGTCGGCCATCGGTGTTGGCCGTGGGCGCGCCGTCGCCATGCGTGCTCGGGTAAGCCAATGCTTGCTTCCTCACTTATTACTTTCACTTTCGCCCGATTAAACTTGGTTTATTAAGATAGAGAGTGCTATTGTAACATCTCTTTGTTAGTAGAGATTTATATCTGGAACAAACAGTCTTGGGttgctatctatctatctatctatctatatatatGGAGCTGGTGATAGTTGGTTCTATTGTAAAAAAACATCTGCATTTAGGAGTGATAGGTTGTCAACCATggcagcggtagagcctcaccgcctgtgaccgagaggtcccaggttcgagtcgcggcctcctcacattgcacttcgtgagggtaaggcttgccactaacaccttccccagaccccgcacagtgcgggagctcttagcactgggtacgtccttttAGGTTGTCAACCATGCTTCTGAATAGTGAGAACTATCGTTTCTATATTCAAAAGAGGAGCGCCCATGGCACAGAGAAAAATGTTCCTACATGCAAGAACATCTTTGCAATAATCTGCATCGTAAGAAATAACTAGGCACGCCCACCGCTTTCATATCTGTGGAGAGTATCTCCTTTGGGCTGTACATAAGAATGTAGCCGCTCTTAGACATTGGTGGGTGCGGTCCGGTAACCGTCGAGGGAAACAAGTTTCTACGTTTCATTGCTTGTTAATGTTCAACACTCCTCTGTCTAATTTCGCCAAAATCTAGTGCATTGTTCAGAGTTGATTCACGTTTAGTAGTGACTTTCTTAAAAGAGCCATTGCCTTTtcagaattgcttcatgttttgtgactttgttaaaagaaCCACTGCCTTGTTAAGAGTTGTTTCATCTTTAGTTACTTTGTTAAAAGAACCAGTGCCTTTCTCAGAAGAGCAGGTCAGATGTAAGATATATTTTTGTTGTTAATGGCTAATGCTAACAACCATGTGATTACTATCTCAATTCAGGAGTTTGCGTTTGTACTGTTAATGGTACCCCCTCTTAGGCAGCTCTTGGCTAAATGAGAGTTGCTTGCAACTCTTTTACATTGGTTGATAAGAATCGCTTCCTGCTATGTATATTGAATAATGCAGTCAGCATTATTTTATAGAAGCTTCTATCTTTCATCTGCAGTTAATTGTTAGACCTTCCCCTAGCTAGGTGCATTATTGTTGTTGTCTGGGTGACTAGGTGCATGCCAGTACCCTGTTATCCTTGTGTAGCTGCCGATTAATAGTGTGATGAGCCAAAACTGCGAGCATATGTTCAGAATTAccctctatttttgtttttgcctACAACATTTTATCCAAGGTAATTAGGGAACCTGATATCATTTATCTCTGGAAACTACAATGTGATTCTAACAGTTTATCCAAATTTTGAACTACCTAACTTGAAATCTTCTCTCAAAAGCATTATAGGATGCTACATGTTTAACTAGTTGGAACTTGAAACACACGGGTTTACACAGTTGTGATCCAAAGGTAACAAACTCATAGGAACTTGAAACACACGGGTTTACACAGTTGGCTATCAAACAACTGAAAAATAACAGTAGCAATGCTTCTTTTAGCTTTCAAGTATTTAGTAAGATTTTTTTGGTAACACAATCTAATAATTGATTCACCAGTGATCCGGTTGAAGTTTCTAACCCTTTTCCCTACCATTTGATGCAGGCTgctggtggtcgtggaggtggtccTCCCGTTGGAGGAGGACGGGGTGGTGCGCCACCCGTGAGGAGATAGATCTGTCCAGGAGCTCGCTGTCTTTGCTATCCAAAAACTCCTGTGCCAGCTTAGTTTGCTGTCTGCGTGCAATCTGTTTTCCCCTCTGGTGTATTTTAACATGATGTACTGTTGTTAGTTATATGCATATGAGACTCTGTAGGCTGGGACTATCGTTGGAATGGATTATCTCCCGTGTGTCATGTAGCTTTCTGCCTAGTTAACGTGAATTGCATGCTGCAATTATAGCTCGTGTGTATGACTCCGATGGTGTTGTACAGTTCAGCCATCGCCATAGCCTGGCTCACCAATGGCTGTATCATTGCACTATCCCATGTGATGCTGATAGTTCGTACTCCGTAGGATTATTCCTATGAGTTTGTTACCTTTGGATCACAGCTGCTGAAAATCCTGTGAATCCTGGAGGCCATGCTTGTGAGATTGTATGTAGCTCCAGTTCAGTTTGTCTGTGGTAGGCCGAGGCTGTAGTTGGAACGAGGTCTATTTGTGTCAGTCTATAAGACTGCATGATTGTGCCAACTAGCTGCTGGTATAAATCAGAGTACATGAAGCTTGGACATGAGTCGGTTGAAATTGGTTGATGGGCGGCATTGATGGCCAGGGCTCTTTGAAAGTGAAACATATAGCATCCTTGTTAATCTGTAACACACATATCCTCTTTTTGGTCGCATAAAAGGGAAATGGCGTGACAAAAAGGAACTACGTGACACAGGAGCCAAAGTGGGCGCAGCCGACAGCTTCTTGGGAGGTGTCATATCACACCAGGAATGAAGGAACTACATGCCAGTTTGGCTCTTCAGAGTTCAAACCGTAACTATACATCACAAATCTCGCTAAAAATCATTCATCCAAACCATAACAAGCTGAGGGAAAAACTACCGAACTGACGGTCCAGATAGCACATAGCAGTGTTTATGAAACAGACTAGCAGCACAAGCGCAGACTACATTTTCATCAGGATTAGGAGAAGAAAACCAGCAAGCGCctgcggaggaggagctcgggcgAGCCTCGTAGTTGCAGCTAGACATCATCATCGCTGCTGGTTCTCCCTCCGCCGCGCGTAGCGGGTCCTGTCGTTGTACCTCGGCCTGTCCGACGCCCTCTGCGGCACAGGCTCCACCCGCCTCTGCCTCTCTGGAGATCTCTGCACAATCTCCCCGTTCACAAACAGCTCGGCTGCACATGACGACAAAAACATCAGGAATAGACAGCATGCTTTTTGAGTCACTGACCATAGTGGATGCCAACGTGAGCTACATCAATATGACAATGTCTAGAACAACTGACTGGTATGTGAACTAATTAACAGTACAGTTGCATGCAAACCAAGACAGAGTGAAAACACTAGCTTCAGCAGATGGCTGTTGGACAACACAAATTACATGGCAAAAAATAGTGGGACATGGTGTTGTCCTATCAAAGATAGTGGTGTGGTGCGAAGGATAGAAATGCACCTTGAACAAAATCACCTTAGACGAGAAAATCTAGTTAAGGTTTTACATTACTAGCTCAAACGGAAATAGTGTATATACGACTTAAATGCCAACTTCCATTTGATATGGTAAAAGCACCATACAGAATACGTAACACTAGAGATATCACTCTaaaaaggacgtacccagtgctgagagctcctgcactgtgcggggtctggggaaggtgttagtggcaagccttaccctcacaAAGTGCAATGTGAGGCAAGGTTCAAAAAAGCGGTAAGCGCTAAGCGAGCGGTAGGCCACCGCCTAGAGCAATCACCGCCTAAGCGGCGCGCTTAAGCGTTTTGTACGGACACACCAGGAGGGGCAGCCGGTTGCATTTTTCAGCGCATATAAGGTCTAATATTCCTTCAATATTAGCCTAGTAAGGCAATGTTGGCCCAGTAAGGCCCATATGAAACCCTAGCCTACCTAGCTCAATCTGAACCATCCATATTCTCTAATCTTCATTGTCCCCATCTACTCTCTTCTATCTCTTTTTCTCTCACCTGCTCCCTTCAGGCACTCATCGACAGCCGCAATGGCATTGCTGCTGCCTCCTCTTCCATGAATTCCATGCCTCCGCCCCTCCTTCCCTGCCCTCACCCCCTCCTTCCATGCAACCACCCCTCCTTCCCTACTCCGTTTCCTCTACCAGATTCCAACAATAGCACGACCAGATTCCCAGGCTCGCTTAATTGAACGCTCAGGCCAGAAGCTAAGCGGAAGGCCATCGCTCAGTGCGCTTAAGCGTGCCTAGGCGTACGCTTTTTTGAACCATgatgtgaggagaccgcgactcgaacctaggacctctcggtcacaggcggtggggctctaccgctgcaccaggcccgcccttcAGAGATATCACTCTCATCATCGTAAATAATGTTTTACGCCATTTCATTGGTACAAAATATAAAAAGACACGCTAGTAAACCATTAGCAACCAAAGCAAGAACCGCTCATTAGAATTCATTGATTCAACCAGACTGACTACAGAACAAATGCCAACAGTTGACAATACTTACAAATATCGGATTGTAAACAATGCCCAAACCACTTTTTATATCGTGCATTACTGCATTATAGACAACACTCATATCACTTGATACTGTGTGTTAAGCTTCATTCCTCACCCGAGATGGAAAAGAGCACCAGCGGTCGTAACTTGTGgtcatacacatgttcataacacttTCATGGCTCACCAAGACAGATTAGAGCACCAAGAGTTGTAATTAAAGAGGGAGTCTGTTTCATGATAATTTCTTGACCCACGTATATGACCACAATATAACTCATTGTACAGTGTGTTTCATGATAACTAAAGATGGATTATGTTTCATGATAAGTTCTTGCTACCAAAACCATTATTCCATTAGCAACCAATGCAAGAATCGCTCATTAGACTTCATTGATTCAGCCAGATTGACTAGAGAACAAAGGTGAACAGCTGAAGAAACTTATAAATATTTTTTAAGACTAAGAGGGAGTCTCTCCCCGATTCCATTAGCAAAACAGTGAAACCATACAGAGTTCTGGAACTACAAGCAAGATGAGACATAACACAAAAGGTAGAAACCAATCAATATCAGACTATACACAATGCTGAAACCACTTTATACTGTTCATTAATTAATACTGTGTCATACAAATGCTCAGAACACAGTCATCACTCACTGGCAGATTAGAGCACCAAAAGTTGTAATTAAAGAGGGAGTCTGTTTCGTGATAACTATAACTACTTGACCCACGTGTATGACCACAAGAAAACCTCAGCAAGGAGTTCATTAGCTAACAAATTAAAGATAATGCCAATAGGCTGAATAGCCCCACTACAACAGTAGCATTTAAACAGCAACAGCAAGATAGATGTACTGCAAGTCTAAAATCTCTAACTGGTATAAAATGGTCATCTATGTAGGAAGTCGTAATCTCAGAGGAACGGAAAAAAACGCATCAAACCAACAGGAAGTTTTTTTCAATTAACATGTCATGTTTAAACAACCAAGCAAAGAAAGGCACCAGAAGATGACTCCAGATTATTAAATGTAATACAGCCAGAATTACCTCCGTAGTCCTTGTGCTCAGGGTCAACATACGAATCAGGGAGCACGAAGAGGACACCAGGAATCCCTGCAGCACAACATAATCGACCAGATGTATTTAGACACACTGGAATTCCACTAGCGGAAGGAGAAACATGTTAGCTCTGGCTTAATAAACCTTCGAGCTTGTTGGACGTCTCTTCGTCGATCTCGCACCCAAACCCGAAGTAGCGCTCGCACGAAACGTTGTAGATCTTCTTCTTGGCCTCTTCCTCGCTGGGACACATCCAAAGACAGAAGAATATCAGATCAACCCCGGCATACATATAAGCGCAGAGCGATGCATGCTCGACCGGATCATCGGCGAGGAGAGGGGGAGGGGCGGGTACCTTCCGAGGACCTTGGCGAGGGTGTGTACGTAGCATTCGATCATCTGCTGCTTGGATGCGCCGTCCCCGCCGGGCTTGTCCATGACGATGAGCCAGTGCTCGTAGTCGCAGCCGGGGAAGAGCGGCGCCATCTCCGTGGGCGCCCGGTCGCCGCCGGAGCGCGCGGGGGAGTACCCGTCGCCGCCGGGCCGCCGCGCCATGCCCCTGGCGCCAGCgacgcggaggcggaggaggaaggaagaggaggcggcggccggcgggcgcAGCAGgtacatcgccgccgccgccgccggggcgcgGCGGAGGGTGGAGGGAGTgggggaggagaggtggcgggagaggaggaggcgggagGCGGAGTTGGAAGGGGAGAGCAGCTTgcgggccatggcggcggccatCGGAACCCTAGCGGGGAGGGAGGCCTAGAAGGTTCTGGAAGACGGAAATGGGGATCGAGATGAAGACCAGACCTGGTGGGGGTTTAGAGATGGGTTTAAGATCTCTTTGGGCTTTCTTACAGCCCGTTAAAGCCCATGCAGGTTATGACGTAGCTATCGTCCGACCTGGAAGACcatatctaagagcatctccaacacgcGCTGGAAAAATCGGCGCGCTATACGTAGGTTCCAGAGCGCTGTAAACAAATAGCGCGCGCAGCGGTGCTAGGTGCCCCGCTGGAAGCGGCATTTTGCCGCGCGTGCTCGGGCGAAAAAAGTGCTCCTTCGCCGggcgcgccattttgcagcgcgtggCGCGGCCAGAACGGCTACTTCGATAGTTCtcgattcaaaataaatcaaacaatTCAAATAAAACATGAAATTTTAATTGAAAATAggaaatatattaaaagttcaaCGATACATCGCGACATTTTATTGTAAACTAGTCTAATCCTACTCCGATTCCCAGTCGTAGTCCGACGAGTGGCTGCTCGGAGTagtctccgacaccggcgtcgaagtccactcgaagcaggaggaggaggagaggatgatgTTGGACGGTCCTGTttcgtttttcttctcctcctccttcctcgccgcggactccgcCCGACGCTTGTCGCGGCTCGCctttttcttcgccttcgccgccgtcttctcctcctccttctgcgcgtagaaggcctccgtggcggcgacgcctTCGAGGAATtggcgcgcccactcgaggcggagggcctcgtcgcgctcggcgatgaggaggcgctgctcgagCTCCCGTCGGCGGCGCTGTTGCTCGCGCGTGATGACCGGGGACGGCGCGAGctgctccgcctgctcccgcgtccagACATCGCGAAAGTTCATAGTCCGGCGGGAGCGTCCGAGGCGCCAGGCGATGGCatcgtacgcccgcgccgcctcgtgtgcGGTGTCGAAAGtaccgaggcggatccgctcgtcgccagagcggatctccgcgtcgaagcggccgctcggccacgcccgaacgccgtggtagccggaggcggggcggcggTGCGGAGGTATCTCGACGGAGGCGCGGAGGCGGACCGTCGGCTGGAGGGAGAGCggtagggagagagagagaggtggagtggcgCGTGGAAAGTTCAGACGGTTGGCTGCGTTCGCGCGTGTCGCGTTTATAGCGCGTGCGGCAGCGCACGCGACAACTTTCCCACGCGGAATAGCGCAAACGCGCGGGCGCGACAATTTTTTTAGCGCGTGCCCCTTTTTCCCGCGTCTGCTAGAGCTCCGCGCAGGCGCCCGCGCGCGCCAAACCGATAATTTTTGTACCGCGCGGCTGTTTTAGCGcgcatgttggagatgctctaaggtttcATGGAGCATGTCAGGAAAGGCAAGTGACGTGACGGTTGCTACATCGAAGCCTCTAACAAGAAAACGTCTGGATTCTATCATTTAGAAGAAGAGGGTGATGGAATCTTCTCCATCAAATGTGCCATTTAGAAGAAATCTCATTGATCATAGACAAGAATATTACAATGCTTTGTTGCAACGCTTGGACAAATTTATCCATTTGATGTAGGGACTCGATGAATTTATGTGGCGGTACAAATCTTTAATCCAACCCAATGTATCACTTGATTATAATAAAAAAACAATGGAAGATGAAAAGCAAACTTAAAACGAAGGTGTTTGCCTGGTATATATATTTGTTGAGGGGTAATTATCATCAAAGATAAAATTATAAAATGCAATTGGCAGGGAAGTAAAACATGTTGATTGCATCACCATGACGAGACTATAAAGTATTTATTCTTTCACTGtaaatttgctagatctatatggtcaactaTACAAATATGTTCTATCTTACACATACCACGAAGCGTTGCGAATATTCGTCAATTGGCTCAACAATGTCGATCTTAGGTTCAAACTACTTATTAGGGTGAGAGAAATTGccgttatttggtcgctatgactatgtcgaaatgacaagatttttaataataAGAATATTTGTCTTATTcatgacaataaatgaagaaacagGGTGAGAtaataactagctatgttaccacaacatcacacaccccaagacataAGAACACTTGGTCTTACCCTTCGTTTTGAGCCATGTCTAGGTAGAATCGGCAAGATTGAACCGAGGCCCGCCCAGGCACCGCCGGGGGACAACCAAACCAACCAGTAGGGTTTCTTTCTGAAGTTTGTCTACAACatagtaaatgacacaatgcatgacaccatatataagttactacccactatagaggtagtaacttatatgtggtatcatgcatgacatacgttactagtctaagttactccccattgtgactagtcttaggctGAAACCAATCATTCGCTTGCTCCTTCTAGATACATGCTCTTCCCTGTGCAAAGAGGCACGGTTTGCCGCAAACTGGGTGTTTCTAACGTCATGCCAAACTAAAAGTGCAGCTGCCATACTTTGTTCATCCTCCTACTTTACCAGAGGCGCTACATCCCACAAGCTTGATATGTCACAGTTTCATGAAGGTCAAATATTTGACAAAACGAATCACTTTCAATGTGATCGGACCTTAAACTGGTTCGGCAATGTTTCTCGGTGAAAGGTTCTATTGCTGACTCTTTGTCATCATGGATTTGTTCATTCTTGTAATTTCTTTTTTGTACATACCATGTATATAGTTTGTACTTTGAGTTTTGATTAATAAAGGGCTGCGGGGGCTTCCCCTGCAGCAGAAAAGctaggtttcaaaaaaaaaagatatatccagatatattttagttgtagatatatcaattttagcatcaagtaatatgtatcggagggagtagatgaaGTTACgaaagaggaaaagaaaaggacgaGAGAAGGTGGCTAGGTTACACCTTGAAATTGCAACAGTCAAGAATGAAATACTTGCTTTTAACTCATCCTATATAAGACGAGGAATACCATACACCGAGAGCTCGTCGGGTCTTAACAAGTACACTCCAGGGACTAACCTAGATCGTGCCGCCGCCTTTCCCCTCTCGTCGCCGTCTCCAGAGGCTGTCACGGGGTGAGGCCTCACGGCTGCTGGTGAAGGGGGCGACAGGGCTACTTAGTGGCACCAACAAGGCATAGCTTCGAGGGGCGGTGGTTGGCTAAAACGGCGGCACGAGACATGCGGGCAGTACGATGCGCAATGGCGGTGCGTAGCAGAGACCAATAATTGTGGTATGGCTTGAATGCGGCACTGCATGGAAGAAATTCGATACCGTTGATCAGTGACGTGACTGCGCGAGCCATGGATCCAGACTCCCTACGAATGAGGGGTTTCATATGACCTACTTCGCAGAGTCCCTTGGCATACGTGTTAGTGGCGCCAAATCATGCCAGTGCGAGGCGTTGTTTCCATGCATGTGAAGGTGTGTGGTGGATTCCTTTGGGCTGATCGCCCATGCCTAGATTCTTCCACCATCCATTAGTAACGACATAGGTGCGGGGCCGCCAAACCTTCCCTAGTGTTAGAAATTGATGGTGCCAATGAACTTTTTCTCTCGTCAAACAGCATGTGAGCTACGCGCGTGCCTGATGACGATGGCATGGTAGTGTCTACATGA includes:
- the LOC124687688 gene encoding small nuclear ribonucleoprotein SmD3b-like; the encoded protein is MSRSLGIPVKLLHEAAGHVVTVELKTGEVYRGSMIECEDNWNCQIENITFTAKDGKVSQLEHVFIRGSRVRFMIIPDMLKNAPMFKRLEARIRGKGSAIGVGRGRAVAMRARAAGGRGGGPPVGGGRGGAPPVRR
- the LOC124687689 gene encoding multiple organellar RNA editing factor 2, chloroplastic-like → MAAAMARKLLSPSNSASRLLLSRHLSSPTPSTLRRAPAAAAAMYLLRPPAAASSSFLLRLRVAGARGMARRPGGDGYSPARSGGDRAPTEMAPLFPGCDYEHWLIVMDKPGGDGASKQQMIECYVHTLAKVLGSEEEAKKKIYNVSCERYFGFGCEIDEETSNKLEGIPGVLFVLPDSYVDPEHKDYGAELFVNGEIVQRSPERQRRVEPVPQRASDRPRYNDRTRYARRRENQQR